The Lolium perenne isolate Kyuss_39 chromosome 6, Kyuss_2.0, whole genome shotgun sequence genome segment ccaggaggtgcgtcataatattgaagaaggatggcgggaacaccaactcgaaactgacaagacattggaccacatcgttctgtagccgtggtagatcttctggattgattaccttctgagagattgcattgtggaatgcacatagcttcacaatggctactcgaacattttccggtaggagccccctcaaagcaatcggaagcaattgcgtcataatcacgtggcagtcgtgagacttcaggttttggaactttttgtccgccatgtttattattccctttatattcgacgagaatccagacgggaccttcatactgctcaggcattcaaaaaagatgaccttctcttctttggtaagagcgtagctggcatgaccttgaaaccattccggatgctggtcatcagggtctttcaaacgttgctggtcctgctgtgcttcctttgtatcatttgtcttcccatacacgcccaggaagcttagcaggttcacgcaaatattcttcgtaacatgcatcacttcgattgcagagcggacatctaggactttccaatattctagctcccaaaatatagatttcttcttccacatgggtgcgtgcccgtcagctccctgcggaactgattgtccgccaggaccctttccaaagatgactttcaaatccttgaccatatcaaatacctccgcaccagtacgttccgcaggcttcggccggtgatctgccttgccgttgaaatgcttgcctttctttcttacgttatgatgtcggtgaagaaatcgacgatgccccaggtacacgttcttcttacaatttggcaaatacacactttcagtctcatgtaagcagtgcgtgcatgcattgtatcccttatttgtctgtcccgataggttactaagagcaggccaatcgttgatggttacgaaaagcaacgctcgtaggtcaaattcctcttatttgtgctcatcccacacacgtacaccaggtctgccccacaactgtaaaagttcatcaactaatggccttaggtacacatcgatgtcgttgccgggttgcttcggaccttggatgagcactggcatcataatgaacttccgcttcatgcacaaccaaggaggaaggttgtagatgcatagagtcacgggccaggtgctatggctggagctctgctcgccaaaaggattcatgccatctgtacttagaccaaatcttatgttccttgcgtcagctgcaaaatctttgaactctctgtcgatctttctccattgcgttccatctgcggggtgtcttaaCTCCccatccgacttacggtcctctttgtgctatcgcaacaacttggcatgctctttgttcctgaacagacgtttcaaccgtggtattataggagcataccacatcaccttggcgggaaccctcttcctgggtttctcgccctcaacatcgtcaccagggtcatcgcctctgatcttataacgcaatgcagtgcataccgggcattcattcaaattctcgtattcaccgcggtagaggatgcgatcgttaatgcatgcatgtatcttcgtaacctctaaatctagagggcggacaaccttctttgcttcgtacgcatCAAGCGGGCAACTTGTTATTCTTTgaaaacatattcttcatcattttcagcaaattttcaaatcccgagtcgatagaccttcctgtgccttccatttcagcaaatccgattatgcccagctttttcagaccattatcgcatccggggtatagcgactttttgtgatcctctaacatgcgatccaaattcttcctctccttttcagtttcgcagcctctccgtgcatcagcaatggtccgaccaagatcatcagcgggctcatcacgtgcctcttcttcaccttccccttcaccttccccaccttcagcatcctccatgaaagtatcaccgaaatgatcaagatagttgtcatcgatgaaatcatccccttcttcatcttcttccattataacccctctttctccatgcttggtccaacaattatagcttggcatgaaacctgcCGCCGGTGCGAGTGaacgtctcttgaggaagagtaactcttctgattcttacagccaacacatggacagataacaaaacccccctgcttgttcgcattagccactacgaggaaatctttcaaacccgtaatgaaatcgtcggagagtcggttaccgtacatccattgccgattcatctgcattattattatataaagtatataattaaccatcatgcatttgttaaactaactagctacaaataatagaaattaaacaatgaactacacacatgcatattttatcaatgacacatgaaaggttcaagttgctaaccgcgatcgaggagaaaaaataaatgagaaagctcaagtgtggctcggacacttcatatcatatttgtttcatgctctcgcgcatttcatcgaacaccttgtgtgcataagaggaaccaaaagcaaacccacaaccccttgtgaagattgtgaagagaaatGACACCAAATGACTAAGTGAAGTGAGCTGAGctgccttttatagggatgggcctttagtcccggttggcctggccaaccgcgactaaaggccttcgagccaggcctgaggacctttagtcgcggttggcctggccaaccgcgactaaagctcctcccgtccaccagctggccaccgagcgcgctgggcccaggtctttagtcgcggttcgggctttagtcgcggttcctatattttggggactaatgggggtggacggaagcctctttttctactagtgatcgtTGGAGTCAGCtcctgtatctctaccatgtactatttgttactatgaatatatgtggtattgattgtcaaaaaaaaaaaagctcacCTGGTTCAATCACCACTAAGTTTCTTAAACTGAGTACACTGATGACAAAACTCTTAACAAACTCGACTTTCTGCGGCAGTAGAATTTAGTCTAGGATTTAGATTGTTTATGCTCACATATTCTGCTCCCGGATAAGATAGCCAGACCCGCCAAAGGGTTCTCCATCCAGGGGGTTTCACAATATGACAAAACCTGTGCTGTTTGAATGTGTTGTGGTCCGAGATGTAGGGAAATAAAGGTTGCTTTCACAAGCAAAAATCCAAGGAGACTTCATGATTCAAGTATTTTAATTACCCCACCACTGCCACTAGTTGATGATGTCTTAGTTGTTCCTGTCTTGTACAGTGAATATATTAGATAATAACACACAATGACACTGACGCACACATAGTAACAGTGATGGGAGAACGCTGTCCTCAGATGAGATGACAGCAGTAGCTTGGCAAGAAACACGGACGGACAGAGTATTCTTTGCATGGTATGATTGGCTGATCCGTAGTCTTTGTCAGCGGACGGACGATCAGATCCTATGGTTTCTTTATTCCCCAGATCAATTAAATTAAACTTCAATGGACCATGCCATGAAATCTCAACTAGTACCGGGCACTGTTTTGGAAGGTATTCTTTAAATTATGGATCTTCAACTTCTCCATGCCGGTGTCGTTGTTTTATTTATCACTCTGAATTATTGGATCCAATGTCCGAATCTCGACTCTGATAAGGCGATGGCACTAATCTCATCGCCTTTGGCTCGTGCTCACAAGGTCACCTGGATCAAACGAAAGATAATCAACTCAGATTTCAAACAACAATAGGAATAGATAATTAGATATACAAAATACCCTTACTGACAAATTTACTGTATAATAATCCCAAAACAGCAAATACTCATTGATATCTTAAAAATGCAGAACATACACAGGCAGACCATTAGCTGGTCACGTAAAGCTTGTTTTGCACCATATTGAAACAAAATATACTAATAAATACTGCCAGCATACGTGATCATGATTTATATTATATGGATAAATTTAGCCCGAGCAGATGAAAATGAAATCAAAATTTTAAATTTCCCTGCTACAAGGCCCACATGCAAGGCTGTCCTAAAAATGATAAAATGAACAATTACTCATAAATTTTAAACCAAGTTCTTATTACAGATTTAGGATTATAGCACTATCAGCAGAGATAGCAACCCTGAAGGAAAGAGAAATATAACTAGATTTAAGCTTTCAAATGTACCTATTTAGCTACCTATTTGACATCTTAGTTGGTTGAAGCCACTAGTGGAGACAGGCCCTTCCGTCGCGGCCCGTAACGGGCTCTAGTCCCGGTTTCCCAATCGCGACTATACAAGCGGGACTAAAGGCGTCCCGGCCCTGTTACCAGCCGGGATAAATGGCCCTCCCGTGGCCGCGGTACAGGGTTTGGGCTAGAGAACCTTTAGTCCTGGCATGTaatcccaaccgcgactaaatatCATTTCCAATAattatgttttttatttttctaattttatttttgtttttcctAATTGTTTGACTTGTTACTCTCTCACTTGAACTATTTTTAATACTAATTACACTTAATCTGTAGTCAAATTGAAGACTTGGTCATCACTTCTCGGTCGATTATCCATCCGCACACTACTCCaccctcagcacgcttaactccTCGGTTCTTTCCTGCTGTGCTCCCGCGAATATGattgtaccttgttgtaaatactaccatatcaatcatgttaactcttataccattgtgtcacatttctgtattttttgaaaataaaaaataatctgtaaaccgcaattggacaaataatatatgctttattattagaaaaaatgtGGGGAATTTGAGtatgaaataattatgtttttattcattatttattattattatcaaataatatatgcattattcatataatatggtaaagtaattaatatcttgaaatctataaacagcaattggacaaataatatatgctttattattagaaaaatgtggggaatttgaatatgaaataattatgttattattattattattattattattattatcaaataaaatatgcattattcatataatatggccaagtaattaatatcttgaaatctgtaaaccgcaattggacaaataatatatgctttattattagtaaaatgtgaggaatttgaatatgaaataattatgtttttatttattttctaatattattatcaaataatatatgcattattcatataatatggccaagtaattaatatcttgaaatctataaaccgcaattggacaaataatatatgctttattattagaaaaatgtggggaatttgaatatgaaataattatgtttttattcatttattattattattatcaaataatatatgcattattcatataatatggccaagaaattaatatcttgaaatctataaaccgcaattggacaaataatatatgctttattattagaaaaatgtggggaatttgaatatgacataattatgtttttattcattttttattattattatcaaataatatatgcattattcatataatatggccaagtAATTAATATGTTGAAATGTATaaaccgcaattggacaaataatatatgctttattattagaaaaatgtggagaatttgaatatgaaataattatgtttttattcatttattattattatcaaataatatatgcattattcatataatatggacaAGTAATCAATATCTTGAAATGTATaaaccgcaattggacaaataatatatgcttcattattagaaaaatgtggggaatttgaatatgaaataattatgtttttattcattttttattattattatcaaataatatatgcattatttatATAATATGGCCAAGTAATTAATTTCCTAAAATCTGTaaaccgcaattggacaaataatatatgctttattattagaaaagtgtggggaatttgaatatgaaataattatgtttttattcattttttattattattatcaaataatatatgcattattcatataatatggccaattaattaatatcttgaaatctaTAAACCGCAATTGGAAAaataatatatgctttattattagaaaaatgtggggaatttgaatatgaaataattatgtttttatttattttttattattatcatcaaataatatatgcattattcatataatatggaaaGACACATAGGTCATATATATTGAAAGACACATAGTTCATATATATTGAAAGACACGTAGTTCTTATATATTGAAAGACACCTAGTTCATATAGATTGAAAGACACATAGTTCATATATAATGAAAAACACATAGTTCATATATATTGAAAGACACATAGTTCTTTAAATGTTGAGACGATCAACATGGCTATTGTAGCCAACTAGCTGCCAAAAACTCTTAGCCATCTCGAAGCCCAGACAAGCGTCTAGCGTGGCATAGCGCACTTGCTCGAAGCTCAATGGAACATTGGCCCACCCAAATATGAGTTCATCGTCTTCTTTTTCTTgcgcggcgtccttcttcttgtacttcttcctcttcttcttctcaagATTTGTCCCAATGAGAGAATTCGCCAGATCATATAGGCTCGGAATATGATTATTTGTGGGATTCGGGAGTATCTTCTGGAGGTCGTACGCAAAAGTAATGTGAATACCGCACGGACTCAGTATCTCCACATCCTTGCCGATAGCCGCGTCGCAGAATCTGATGGTGCCGTCCTGTAAGAACTCCTTGAGAGCTTGTGGAACTTCATCAACACGACAAATCTGGAATACCAGATTCTCTGACGCCACCGAGAGTTGCAGGATGGCGGCGCGCTGATCACCCTCGCGAGGGTTGGTGAACTCGCAATCCAACCCGACGCACTTGATTTGCGCGTTGTCGAGATAGTCCCTCTTCACGCACTTGATCCACTTCTCCACCCTTCTTGCACGGAGTGCGACCGTGACTTTGAAGGACATCCCTTCGGCCATGAGGTGGTACACCCGAGTTAGAGGAGCCGGGTCGCGCGCGAGGTGCTCCATCGACGAAGAGGGAGAGAGCTTTTGCAATGATGGAGGAGAGGATGATGGATAAGAATGTGTGTGTGGCAATGGTGAAGAATGGTGGAGCATATAAAGGAGTGGAAGATGAAGATGAACAGGGCTAGTCACCGGTGATCAATTCCCGTGGCTagccgcgccggcgccggcggctcaGATTCCCGCGTGACGCTCGATTTGGACACCGGC includes the following:
- the LOC127310740 gene encoding uncharacterized protein, translating into MEHLARDPAPLTRVYHLMAEGMSFKVTVALRARRVEKWIKCVKRDYLDNAQIKCVGLDCEFTNPREGDQRAAILQLSVASENLVFQICRVDEVPQALKEFLQDGTIRFCDAAIGKDVEILSPCGIHITFAYDLQKILPNPTNNHIPSLYDLANSLIGTNLEKKKRKKYKKKDAAQEKEDDELIFGWANVPLSFEQVRYATLDACLGFEMAKSFWQLVGYNSHVDRLNI